The proteins below come from a single Miscanthus floridulus cultivar M001 chromosome 1, ASM1932011v1, whole genome shotgun sequence genomic window:
- the LOC136494606 gene encoding ACT domain-containing protein ACR4-like isoform X2, with product MAALADGEAAYSSRDSDDEYQKFIQKMNPPRVTIDNTSCPNATVIHVDSANKYGVLLEVVQVLTDLKLIVKKAYISSDGVFNVTNQSGHKIMDESVLQCIKDYIYKSIGPDSCFLPSRRRAIGVEPSSDYTLIELTGTDRPGLLSEVSAVLTNLECNVVNAELWTHNERAAAVMQVTDRKSGLAISDAERLSRIKERLCNVFKGRSRDAKTTVAMGITHTERRLHQMMLEDRDYERHDKDRASASPTSMVSVVNWLQKDYSVVTIRCKDRPKLLFDTVCTLTDMQYVVFHGSVDTEGPDAYQDYYIRHIDGSPVNSEAERKRIIQCLEAAIERRVSEGLKLELSTGDRVGLLSDVTRIFRENGLTVTRAEVSTKGDKAINTFYVRDAAGSSVELKTLEAIRQEIGQTVLQVKGHPDQPKSLTQDSPTRFLFSSLFRPRSLCNLGLTGS from the exons ATGG CAGCATTAGCAGATGGAGAGGCGGCTTATTCTTCTAGGGATAGTGACGATGAGTACCAGAAATTCATTCAAAAGATGAACCCTCCAAG GGTCACTATTGACAACACCTCATGTCCAAATGCTACAGTTATTCAT GTGGACAGCGCCAACAAGTATGGGGTACTATTGGAGGTAGTGCAGGTCCTCACCGACCTCAAACTCATAGTCAAGAAAGCATACATATCCTCAGACGGAG TCTTCAATGTGACGAACCAAAGTGGGCACAAGATAATGGACGAATCTGTACTACAATGTATAAAAGATTACATTTACAAG TCTATCGGGCCTGATTCTTGCTTTCTTCCCTCGCGGAGGAGAGCCATTGGAGTGGAGCCTTCCTCCGACTACACCTTGATAGAGCTAACTGGGACTGACAGGCCTGGTCTTCTCTCCGAAGTGAGCGCTGTGCTCACAAATCTGGAGTGCAATGTGGTGAATGCGGAGCTGTGGACACATAATGAAAGAGCAGCTGCCGTCATGCAGGTTACTGATAGGAAGTCTGGGCTGGCAATTTCGGATGCAGAACGGCTTAGCAGAATCAAAGAGCGGCTTTGCAATGTGTTCAAAGGGAGGAGTCGAGATGCCAAGACAACGGTCGCAATGGGCATAACCCACACAGAGCGGAGGCTGCACCAAATGATGCTTGAGGATCGAGACTACGAAAGGCATGATAAGGATAGGGCAAGTGCCAGCCCCACTTCAATGGTTTCAGTCGTTAACTGGCTTCAGAAAGACTATTCTGTGGTGACAATTCGGTGCAAGGATCGGCCAAAGCTTCTATTCGACACGGTTTGCACCCTAACAGATATGCAATATGTGGTTTTCCATGGGAGCGTGGATACTGAGGGACCCGACGCTTACCAG GACTATTACATTAGGCACATTGACGGCTCGCCTGTCAATTCAGAAGCCGAGAGAAAGAGAATCATCCAATGTCTTGAAGCAGCTATAGAACGGAGAGTATCTGAG GGCCTGAAGTTAGAACTGTCAACAGGCGACAGAGTGGGTCTGTTATCGGACGTAACACGCATCTTCCGTGAGAACGGCTTGACAGTCACAAGAGCAGAAGTTTCAACCAAGGGCGACAAGGCTATCAATACTTTCTATGTCCGTGACGCGGcagggagctcggtggagctgaaGACACTCGAGGCCATACGCCAGGAGATAGGCCAGACCGTGCTTCAAGTGAAAGGGCACCCTGATCAGCCAAAGTCACTAACGCAGGACTCGCCTACTAGGTTCCTCTTCAGCAGCCTCTTTAGACCAAGATCACTCTGCAATCTTGGGTTGACTGGGTCCTGA
- the LOC136494606 gene encoding ACT domain-containing protein ACR4-like isoform X1 has product MAALADGEAAYSSRDSDDEYQKFIQKMNPPRVTIDNTSCPNATVIHVDSANKYGVLLEVVQVLTDLKLIVKKAYISSDGGWFMDVFNVTNQSGHKIMDESVLQCIKDYIYKSIGPDSCFLPSRRRAIGVEPSSDYTLIELTGTDRPGLLSEVSAVLTNLECNVVNAELWTHNERAAAVMQVTDRKSGLAISDAERLSRIKERLCNVFKGRSRDAKTTVAMGITHTERRLHQMMLEDRDYERHDKDRASASPTSMVSVVNWLQKDYSVVTIRCKDRPKLLFDTVCTLTDMQYVVFHGSVDTEGPDAYQDYYIRHIDGSPVNSEAERKRIIQCLEAAIERRVSEGLKLELSTGDRVGLLSDVTRIFRENGLTVTRAEVSTKGDKAINTFYVRDAAGSSVELKTLEAIRQEIGQTVLQVKGHPDQPKSLTQDSPTRFLFSSLFRPRSLCNLGLTGS; this is encoded by the exons ATGG CAGCATTAGCAGATGGAGAGGCGGCTTATTCTTCTAGGGATAGTGACGATGAGTACCAGAAATTCATTCAAAAGATGAACCCTCCAAG GGTCACTATTGACAACACCTCATGTCCAAATGCTACAGTTATTCAT GTGGACAGCGCCAACAAGTATGGGGTACTATTGGAGGTAGTGCAGGTCCTCACCGACCTCAAACTCATAGTCAAGAAAGCATACATATCCTCAGACGGAGGTTGGTTCATGGATG TCTTCAATGTGACGAACCAAAGTGGGCACAAGATAATGGACGAATCTGTACTACAATGTATAAAAGATTACATTTACAAG TCTATCGGGCCTGATTCTTGCTTTCTTCCCTCGCGGAGGAGAGCCATTGGAGTGGAGCCTTCCTCCGACTACACCTTGATAGAGCTAACTGGGACTGACAGGCCTGGTCTTCTCTCCGAAGTGAGCGCTGTGCTCACAAATCTGGAGTGCAATGTGGTGAATGCGGAGCTGTGGACACATAATGAAAGAGCAGCTGCCGTCATGCAGGTTACTGATAGGAAGTCTGGGCTGGCAATTTCGGATGCAGAACGGCTTAGCAGAATCAAAGAGCGGCTTTGCAATGTGTTCAAAGGGAGGAGTCGAGATGCCAAGACAACGGTCGCAATGGGCATAACCCACACAGAGCGGAGGCTGCACCAAATGATGCTTGAGGATCGAGACTACGAAAGGCATGATAAGGATAGGGCAAGTGCCAGCCCCACTTCAATGGTTTCAGTCGTTAACTGGCTTCAGAAAGACTATTCTGTGGTGACAATTCGGTGCAAGGATCGGCCAAAGCTTCTATTCGACACGGTTTGCACCCTAACAGATATGCAATATGTGGTTTTCCATGGGAGCGTGGATACTGAGGGACCCGACGCTTACCAG GACTATTACATTAGGCACATTGACGGCTCGCCTGTCAATTCAGAAGCCGAGAGAAAGAGAATCATCCAATGTCTTGAAGCAGCTATAGAACGGAGAGTATCTGAG GGCCTGAAGTTAGAACTGTCAACAGGCGACAGAGTGGGTCTGTTATCGGACGTAACACGCATCTTCCGTGAGAACGGCTTGACAGTCACAAGAGCAGAAGTTTCAACCAAGGGCGACAAGGCTATCAATACTTTCTATGTCCGTGACGCGGcagggagctcggtggagctgaaGACACTCGAGGCCATACGCCAGGAGATAGGCCAGACCGTGCTTCAAGTGAAAGGGCACCCTGATCAGCCAAAGTCACTAACGCAGGACTCGCCTACTAGGTTCCTCTTCAGCAGCCTCTTTAGACCAAGATCACTCTGCAATCTTGGGTTGACTGGGTCCTGA